The DNA sequence CCCGGCCGCGGTCGACGCCGCCCGCCTTGTCGCGCAGCTCGCGGCCCGCCTTCGCGCCGATCAGGCGCTGGAGCGTGGACAGGGGCGCGGCGGCGACCCGGCCGAGGGTGTCGAGGCCGTACTCGCACAGGGTGCGGGCGGTCGCGGCGCCGACGCCGGGCAGCGCGGCGACGGGCTTGTCGGCGAGGAACTCCGCGGCGGCGCCCGCGGGCACCGCGCACGGCACGCCGGGCCGGGCGTCGCGCAGCGCGACCCGGGCGAGCAGCGGCCCAGGCCCCGCGCCGATCGCGCAGTCGACGCCGTGCAGCGCGAGGGCGCGTACGCGGATCACCGACGCGAGGCCGACGGCGTCGCGCCCGAAGTACCGCTCGGCACCGCGCAGATCGGCGAGGGCCCCGTCCGGGGGCAGCGCCTCGACGACCGGGGTGAACTCCTCCAGGAGCCCGAGGAGACCCGGCAGGGCCGCCTCGTACATCGGCGGCAGCTGGAAACGTACACAGAGGATGGTCATCCCGCACTCCCCGGGCTCTGGTGCCACAACTTCCGTCCCGTGGGCGCCCGTTCGCCGGGCGGCTGGAGGTCGGCCCACGGGTGCATCTCGTATCCGGTCTCCATCCGGATGCGGCGGCCGCGTCCGGGGTCGCCGTCCTGCCCG is a window from the Streptomyces spectabilis genome containing:
- a CDS encoding DNA polymerase Y family protein, translating into MTILCVRFQLPPMYEAALPGLLGLLEEFTPVVEALPPDGALADLRGAERYFGRDAVGLASVIRVRALALHGVDCAIGAGPGPLLARVALRDARPGVPCAVPAGAAAEFLADKPVAALPGVGAATARTLCEYGLDTLGRVAAAPLSTLQRLIGAKAGRELRDKAGGVDRGRVVPNAVSRSLATERAFSHDEIDPGRHRRALLSAAEELGTRLRALDKVCRTLTLTVRYADRSATTRSRTLKEPTAHSAELTRAAYGLYEALGLQRARVRAIALRAEGLGPAEQAAHQLTFDPADEKARRIEAVADRARRKFGASVIVPGTLAA